From the Rhinopithecus roxellana isolate Shanxi Qingling chromosome 5, ASM756505v1, whole genome shotgun sequence genome, the window gcactccagtccgggtgacagagcgagactccgcctcaaaaaaaaaaaaaaaaaaggtgatttttttgCCAGAGTGTTGTTTGAAGAAGGGCTGAGATTGAAGCCAACCCACCACTGAAGAGTGAAATTGCACCTGAGTAGAGACAGTGGATGGCTATTGCAGATTAGGAGTTTGTGGTGAAAAGAGGGCAGGAAAAGGATGGTAGTGGGAAAAGTCTCTAAAAGGGGCATGTTTATAAACTTTGAGGCAGTAGCTAGCAAACGTAATATGGAAAATTCAGGAGAGAGAAACAATGATGGGACAGGTTccaaaggagactgagacagcATCAAGCCCACAGGTAGAGGGAGGTATTAATCATGAAGAACTGACGCATCTTCCACCCTCTTCAGACTGGCGGGGAGAAGGTAAGGGTAAGTTCAGATACAGATGAACTTATAGGCATGGCAGTAGAAGGCGCACCTATGAAATAGTTCACTTTTTTTAGTGAAATGGAGGCAGGGTTATGTGCTGAGGGTGTGAAGCAAGTAGTGGTTGAGGATAGTTGCTGTTGGATGAAGCTGGCCTTGGAGACAGGTTAAAACAATTCTACACAGCTGAAGGCACAGCTAAATTGGAGACCAAAAATTTGCAGTGGCTCTAATATGTAGGAATATATGATTCTCTCCAACATGTCTCACCAGCCCAGGTGTATCTGTGAGAATCATCCTGACCATGTCTTCAGGCATGTTACGAAGAGTTAGTGTGAGGCTGAAAGTAATGGAAACGGGGACCATTTGACCATAACTGTCTCTGGTTCTTCATAGTCCTCAGAGGCCTCAGTGCTACACACAAAATTGATGTCTACCTACAATTGGGACTGCCATCCACTACTGGCAAGGGGAAAGAAGGTTAAAGAACAGGCTGCCATTCCCCAAATTCAAAGGGAAGAATCAAACTGTTAGCCCTTTATCTGGGCATCTCAGAGTGTTCTAAGATTACAGGTAGTACAACAATATACTAATATTCATCCTTAGGTTAAATTCTTCAGCTCTCAAATTTGATGtatgttctttctttcattcaagaTGAAACAAAGTTAAGGACATTGATTTTCAGGGCTTTATGTATAATAGATAGGATTACTGGGATTAAGAACCACATGATAtgtaaaagaaaactacacaaatatttaaattatttagtatGTGTGCCTATGGCATATAACAATGCCATCCTGCTGTGTCAAGGGAACTTAAAGCATCTTTCCATTATTCATTCCCACAGTTACCTTTCAGGTAGGTACACAGCTAGGTTTTCTCTCTAAACCTAGCCAATAAGAGAAAAATGCCTCACtgttagaaataattaaaaagaaattgttctCCTTCCAAGCTGATTTCAAGATATTGCTTTAGGACGTTGTTTTAAAATTGCTGTTGGTTATTTTAATTGATTTCATGAGaagctttttttcttctaaaaaattaggcatgttctcttcttcctcaaaAGAGaacagtagtaaaaaaaaaaaaaatacttgcttcATAGGATattacaaaacaatgaaaatatcaaCTAACCACACAGAAGAGTATCACTGCCACACTTACCTTGCTCTGAGCCCTTTCTTTCCTACGAAGTATTGCTCATGGAGGTAGTTGTTTTTTGTCTCATAATAGTAAATATGTCTAAAGCATTAGAGTGAACTAATCCTATTTCTATGCCTAATATAATGCTATCATCCTATCAATAAACATGAATCAAACATAAAAGATTTCATAAGttataaagacaatttttttaagagaagtcATCTGATTTAGAAGGCCAACATTGTAGTTTTAATACtgggatataaagaaaaatcacTGGGGCTGAGACATTAGAATTACCCCACTAGTATTGAGAAGGTCAGAATTTACTTTGTCATTATAAACATTCTAGGTTACTGAAAGAGAGACTGGTGTACTTTAGTCAAAAAGCTTAACAATTTCCCTTTTATGTGTTTGATATGTGAATACAAAGTGAATAACATTTACTTCCTGACCTCAAGAAGGTCCTTACAACTGTCAACTTTCTGAAAACCACTTTGAGACAACATCTGGTCAGCTCCTCAGTCTGACAGAGCTCAATGCCAAGCTACAACACAGAAAGAACAGGAAGGCCTGCTGCCATTCATTCTCTACAGTGAAGGTACACGGTTTTTAGGAAGGGCTTACATTTCAAAGTGAATGACTGAGAGgtatttttctaagtaaaattCACCCTTAAACATTTCTTATGGAATTATCTGGGGCCTCTTGGGCCAGCTTCTCCACTATGATTTGAACAGATCATTGTTTCACTGGCTGACTACCCAGGTTACactttgaaactttgaaaaaatatgtatcgTTAAACAATGTATGCACATTTGGAaacatggttttgttttgtgcttCTTAAGACAGAAATGGGATCACGCTGTACTTATACATCTCATTCATATCGCCCACACATCAAGGTGTTTTGGTTTTTCAATGTATCTGTAGCAAGTTATACATTCTGAAAGTGGCCACAGCAATATTTCTGGTCCCACATGCTCTTTGAGAACCTCGCCTCTCTCCACCAAGAGTAGAGTTTATTTCCCCTCCTCTCAAAACTGGATATAATTTTGTGTCTGCCTAGATATTATGCAGCAGAAGTGACactacataacttttttttttttcttgagagggagtctccctgtgctgcccaggctggagtgcagtggagcaatctcggcttactgcaacctccacctcccgggttcaagtgattctcctcagcctcctgagtagctgggactacaagtgtgcgctaccacgcccagctaatttttgtattttttggtagagatgacgtttcactgtgttggccaggctggtctcgctctccgggcctcaagagatcctcctgccgcgcggcctcccaaaatgctgggattacaggcgtgagccaccgcacctggttagAGACtacatgacttcttttttttttttttttttttgagacggagtctggctctgtcacccaggctggagtacagtggcgggatctcggctcactgcaagctccgcctcccgggttcacgccattctcctgcctcagcctcctgagtagcggggactacaggcgcccgccacctcgcccggctgattttttgtatttttagtagagacggggtttcaccgtgttagccaggatggtctcgatctcctgaccttgtgatccgcccgcctcggcctcccaaagtgctgggattacaggcatgagccaccgcgcctggccgagactACATGACTTCTAAGGCTAGGTCATAAAGGGCAATATGCTTCTGATTGACTTTCTTGCACGATACTTGCCGTTGGAACCCAGCTACCAGGACGTGACAAAGCCCAAACCAATCAATGCTAAAAGACCACCGGGAGAGGTCTACATGGACTAAAACTGAGGCCTCCAGCCTTTAGCCTGCATCAACCACCAGCTGTGAAAGTGAAGTTTTCAAATAATTCTACTCCTCAGCCTTGGAGTCTTCCAATTGAAGCCCTACGCATAATGGAGTAGAGAAAAGCCATCCCAGCTGTGCTCTGTCTGGATTTCAGAGCCACAGAATCTATGAGCATGATAAGTTATTTTATACTAGAGTTTAGATTACTGCAAAAAGTTGCAAACATGTTCCGTCATAGAATTATATACTGCAAACGTCCATCTGCGGCACACCAAACCAGCTCTATAAATCAGGTTTTTAACACAACAGAATTTGTTCAGTGTGCGGGTTACATCACTGTCTCAGTTCAGACCTGCCGGGAGTCAACTGTGGACTAGAGCAGAAGGAAGGAGCCCAGTCACAAGCTCGAGTTCTATCCCCTTTGCACTCAATAGGCAGATCCCTTGGGAGGATCAGGCCACCTGTTTACCAGTGAGTTCTTCCTAACCTATTTGTGTCACAAGTTTAGGACTGTGCTTCTTAGCCCTGGTCACAGTCTTTCACCATCTCGCTCTAACCCTTCCCCAGGTGTGCTCGCAATTGCCCAACACCTGTCAGTCACTTTTGCCTCCAATTTTACTGGGCGCGAGGAGCAGAGtaaggagggagaagaagagggCTGACTCCCTTGCCGCTAACAGGCAAGGGCCAGCTGAACTTAATTCACACTGCAAACGACCACGTTTCGACAGCCATCCCCATATTTTCACAGCTCAAAGCTTCCTTTCCTTTTCGGTCGGCTTCCCTGATTTGCTCCATTTTTAATCGCTCCTCCCCCATCCTCTTTGCCCCTGGTCAGGGCAAACATGAAACGCCGTGCAgctttaaaaaggcatttttagGTGACTTGTAAACGGCTGGTTCCACAGGCCCCGAATTGGCGAGATTCGCTACAGCTCCGAGTGCGCGGTAGACTTGAAGCAGGGAGCGCCTGCCCGGTCCATCCCTCCCGGGCCCCGTGTGGCAAGCACCGCTGGTTAAGGCGCCCCAGAACCGAGGATAAGGGTTTCGGAGCCTGTGACTCCAAAGCCCTCTGCAACTTCCCGGCCCCACAGCCCCACCCACTACCACGCGGCCTTCCCCGCAGCCCGCAGGAGACACCTTCGTCCCCGCCCCTCCACAGGTCACCTCCTTCCACGCCCCTCTCTCTTGGCCGGGGCAGCCGGCAGGCAGGGAAGTGTCGTAAAGCCAGGCCCAGGAAACTTTACCCGGGGTAACAGCCGAGGCGCTTTACGGCGACGGCGGCTGAGTGAGAGCCTTGGCGGCTGTGGAGGCGGCCGCGGCTGCGAAGGAGGCGGCCGCagtggctgaggaagaggagtggcggcagcggcggcggggACCCGTGCGGGGTGAGCCGCGAGGAGGGGACGGGGAGGGGCCGCGAGTGACAGGGCTGGCGGGTGGGCCCGGGCGGCGGGGACGGTGGCCGGTTGAGCAGCTGGGCGGTGCTGAAGagcgggcggggggggggggtggcgcGGAATTAGGGGGGCAGCTCCGTGAGGGACGGTTTCTGCTTTTGTTCCCCCCACCTCGGCCGCCCCCCACCCTCCGCCCCCTCTTTTCCGCGCTCCTGGGCAAGGTTTCATGGCCTCCCCTCTCGGTCTGTGTCGCTTCTAGGATGGCGGAGGTACCGCCTGGGCCTAGCAGCCTCCTCCCACCACCAGCACCTCCGGCCCCGGCGGCGGCCGAGCCCCACTGTCCCTTCCCGGCGGGGGCCGCCCTCGCCTGCTGCAGCGAGGACGAGGAGGACGACGAGGAGCAcgaaggcggcggcggcggcaggagCCCGGCGGGCGGGGAGTCGGCGACGGTGGCGACCAAGGGGCATCCGTGCCTCCGCTGCCCTCAGCCGccgcaggagcagcagcagctcaACGGATTGATTAGCCCCGAACTGCGGCACCTCCGGGCGGCCGCCTCCCTCAAGAGCAAGGTCCTGAGCGTAGCCGAGGTGGCCGCGACCACGGCCACCCCTGACGGAGGCCCCAGAGCGACTGCAACAAAAGGAGCCGGGGTACACTCGGGCGAGAGGCCCCCTCACTCCCTCTCTAATAATGCAAGAACTGCGGTCCCCAGCCCGACGGAGGCAGCAGCGGCGAGCGATCCCGTGGCGGCCCGCAATGGACTGGCCGAGGGCAccgagcaggaggaagaggaggaagacgAGCAGGTGCGGCTGCTGTCTTCGTCCCTGACCGCCGACTGCAGCTTAAGAAGCCCTTCGGGCAGGGAGGTTGAGCCTGGAGAGGATCGGACGATACGATATGTCCGATATGAATCCGAGCTACAAATGCCCGATATCATGAGACTGATCACCAAAGATCTGTCCGAACCCTACTCCATTTATACCTATAGATATTTTATCCACAACTGGCCACAGCTGTGCTTCTTGGTAAGTGGATAGAATAAAAAGAGGGTGAACCAGCAGTGATCCAGACTGTGCGGGGCAGGGAGCGAGGGCCCAGAGTGTGGCAGTGGATATCTCCTGCTGCTTATCATAGTACGTTATATGATGTCAAGTGCGTGTACACATTCCTAGTTATTTAATGAAACTGTTTTAAAGGTAAGACTTCATGATTCGGGTTAATGTGATGCTAGTGTAACTGCAGCAAGCCTAAATGGTGGCGTGTTTCACTGGGGTGGGGGTCTTGTGTCTTGTTTACATTAGATTATAATCGTGTTTAACCGTCTTTAATTGCCCCCCCCGCATCCTCAAACACTTCACAGTAATTTAATTTGAACATGGTTCTATTTGGATAGAGGCCTTTTAGTCTCTCAGTTACAACTATAATCGGGGAAGAGTGTATGCATAAACATGTTTTGGTGAACATGAATGTCAGCAAACTTGGTGTGGCCATATTGGAGAATTAAATCTTACAAGCATTTTCAGTAATTATGGAGATGTTTCCCTTTACTTCAACAGGACAATTAACGGTTATAGCCAGCCTGCTTTCTGGTACTCCATTGCAGAAAGCGCTACTAACACTTTTGGTGGCTGAAAGACTCCTGAAACTTGAACAAAATACCCTTTTGTGAATGTAGAAAACTTAAGTGTGAAATTGTTACTgatctgattttctttatttttttttaatttaagaaactgGTTGAAGATGTGGCCAAACACTAGTAACACTGGCTTGTGTAAATTATAATTGACAATAATATTACACGTAAGTGAAAGACTTTTggacagctttttaaaatttacatagtaTTG encodes:
- the NAA30 gene encoding N-alpha-acetyltransferase 30, yielding MAEVPPGPSSLLPPPAPPAPAAAEPHCPFPAGAALACCSEDEEDDEEHEGGGGGRSPAGGESATVATKGHPCLRCPQPPQEQQQLNGLISPELRHLRAAASLKSKVLSVAEVAATTATPDGGPRATATKGAGVHSGERPPHSLSNNARTAVPSPTEAAAASDPVAARNGLAEGTEQEEEEEDEQVRLLSSSLTADCSLRSPSGREVEPGEDRTIRYVRYESELQMPDIMRLITKDLSEPYSIYTYRYFIHNWPQLCFLAMVGEECVGAIVCKLDMHKKMFRRGYIAMLAVDSKYRRNGIGTNLVKKAIYAMVEGDCDEVVLETEITNKSALKLYENLGFVRDKRLFRYYLNGVDALRLKLWLR